The following are encoded in a window of Aromatoleum petrolei genomic DNA:
- a CDS encoding ABC transporter permease: protein MTEPAFIDIDGRQVRLRGDWTLANHAALAADVARLRPGIADAVVVDLGDVGELDTAGVSLMHDLLGKDRLAALAADGSPLPPERRALLQAVVGVIDAAAPAPGVAGYAFGDIMERAGIGMLAFWRHVIDIAGFIGITLETSFHVMLRPRRWRITSLAANLERTGLDAVPIVALLTFLVGAVVAFLGATVLADFGASIFAVDLVAFSFLREFGPMLTAIIVAGRTASAFTAQIGSMRANEEIDAIRVGGLSPVELLVVPRVAALLLALPMLSFIAMISGIVGGMLVCAMTLEISPTMFLSVLESHVGLRHFIIGIAKAPIFAFLIAVIGCLEGFRVEGSAQSVGEHTTSAVVQSIFIVIVVDAVAALFCMEMGW from the coding sequence ATGACGGAACCGGCATTCATCGACATCGACGGCCGGCAGGTGCGCCTGCGGGGCGACTGGACGCTTGCGAACCACGCCGCGCTCGCGGCCGATGTCGCACGCCTGCGCCCCGGGATCGCCGATGCCGTCGTGGTCGATCTCGGCGACGTCGGCGAACTCGATACCGCCGGTGTCAGCCTCATGCACGACCTGCTGGGCAAGGATCGGCTCGCCGCGCTGGCCGCGGACGGGAGCCCGCTGCCGCCCGAACGCCGTGCCCTGCTGCAGGCGGTGGTCGGCGTGATCGATGCTGCCGCACCCGCGCCAGGCGTCGCAGGCTACGCCTTCGGCGACATAATGGAGCGCGCGGGCATCGGCATGCTTGCGTTCTGGCGCCACGTGATCGACATCGCCGGCTTCATCGGCATCACGCTGGAGACCTCGTTCCATGTGATGCTGCGCCCGCGGCGCTGGCGCATCACCTCGCTCGCCGCGAACCTCGAACGCACGGGCCTCGACGCCGTGCCCATCGTCGCGCTGCTGACCTTCCTTGTCGGCGCGGTGGTCGCCTTCCTCGGCGCCACGGTGCTGGCCGATTTCGGCGCCAGCATCTTCGCCGTCGACCTCGTCGCGTTCTCCTTCCTGCGCGAGTTCGGGCCGATGCTCACCGCGATCATCGTCGCCGGCCGCACGGCAAGCGCCTTCACGGCGCAGATCGGTTCGATGCGCGCGAACGAGGAGATCGACGCGATCCGCGTGGGCGGCTTGAGCCCCGTCGAGCTGCTCGTCGTGCCGCGCGTCGCCGCGCTGCTGCTCGCCCTGCCGATGCTCAGCTTCATCGCGATGATCTCGGGCATTGTCGGCGGCATGCTGGTGTGCGCGATGACGCTAGAGATCTCGCCTACGATGTTCCTGTCCGTGCTGGAAAGCCACGTCGGGCTCCGGCACTTCATCATCGGCATCGCCAAGGCACCGATCTTCGCCTTCCTGATCGCGGTCATCGGCTGCCTGGAAGGCTTCAGGGTCGAGGGCAGCGCGCAGTCCGTCGGCGAGCACACGACCTCGGCCGTCGTGCAGTCCATCTTCATTGTGATCGTCGTCGATGCGGTGGCGGCGCTCTTCTGCATGGAGATGGGCTGGTGA
- a CDS encoding high-potential iron-sulfur protein: MTLAMIPIVALAAKNEGIRTSMKYKDTPEGDKKCESCNLFIPGASPTAPGACKVFLNDTEISPNGYCMAWAKKA, translated from the coding sequence ATGACCCTCGCAATGATTCCGATCGTCGCCCTGGCTGCGAAGAACGAAGGCATCCGCACGTCGATGAAATACAAGGACACGCCTGAAGGCGACAAGAAGTGCGAAAGCTGCAACCTGTTCATCCCGGGCGCCTCGCCGACCGCCCCGGGCGCCTGCAAGGTCTTCCTGAACGACACCGAGATCTCTCCCAACGGCTATTGCATGGCCTGGGCGAAGAAGGCTTAA
- a CDS encoding L-lactate permease codes for MVWQQLYDPFNNIWLSSAVAAIPVVVMLVGLGFLHMKAHIAAALGLGSALLIAIFVFGMPAAMAGNATLYGAMFGLLPIGWIVLNIIFLHQLTTENGSFKVLQQSLTGITDDRRLQLLLIAFSFGAFFEGAAGFGTPVAVTGAILIGLGFSPLAASGLALIANTAPVAYGALGTPVIALAAVTGLDLHQLSAMIGRQLPFFSLLVPFWLIWAFAGFRGMIQIWPAILVTGVSFAIPQFLVSNFHGPWLVDVVAAIVSMVTLILFLKVWKPKKVWTSTALQGRKDDSASQVPQETAAPASSVRPDRRAVIAAWVPWIVLTVFVFIWGIPDFKKWLDTISVFKIPFTGLHNLIEKVPPVVASPHKEAAVYTFNWLSATGSGIFIAAIVSGLLMKFSLGQLFGVYWRTIKLVKMSLLTIVIMLGLGYLTRYSGLDATLGLAFANTGALYPLFGTLLGWLGVALTGSDTAANVLFGGLQKVTAEQLGLNPILMASANSSGGVMGKMIDAQSIVVASTATRWFGHEGDILRYVFFHSIALAILVGLLVTLQAYVPPFTLLVPTP; via the coding sequence GTGGTCTGGCAACAGCTTTACGATCCATTCAACAACATTTGGCTATCCAGTGCAGTCGCGGCGATTCCGGTCGTCGTGATGCTCGTCGGCCTCGGTTTCCTGCACATGAAGGCCCACATCGCCGCCGCGCTGGGCCTCGGCAGCGCGCTCCTGATCGCGATCTTCGTGTTCGGGATGCCTGCCGCGATGGCAGGCAATGCAACGCTGTACGGCGCCATGTTCGGTCTGCTGCCGATCGGCTGGATCGTGCTCAACATCATCTTCCTGCATCAGCTCACGACCGAGAACGGCTCGTTCAAGGTGCTGCAGCAGAGTCTCACCGGCATCACCGATGACCGCCGCCTGCAACTGCTGCTGATCGCCTTCAGCTTCGGCGCCTTCTTCGAGGGCGCCGCCGGCTTCGGTACCCCCGTCGCGGTGACCGGCGCAATCCTGATCGGTCTCGGTTTCTCGCCACTGGCCGCGTCGGGCCTCGCCCTCATCGCGAACACCGCCCCGGTGGCCTACGGTGCGCTCGGTACGCCGGTGATTGCGCTAGCCGCCGTCACGGGCCTCGACCTGCACCAGCTTTCGGCCATGATCGGCCGCCAACTGCCGTTCTTCTCGCTGCTCGTGCCGTTCTGGCTGATCTGGGCGTTTGCTGGTTTCCGCGGCATGATCCAGATCTGGCCCGCGATCCTCGTGACCGGCGTGTCGTTCGCGATCCCGCAGTTCCTCGTGTCGAACTTCCACGGCCCCTGGCTGGTGGACGTGGTCGCCGCGATCGTCTCGATGGTCACGCTGATCCTCTTCCTGAAAGTGTGGAAGCCAAAGAAAGTGTGGACCTCGACCGCACTGCAGGGCCGCAAGGACGACTCCGCAAGCCAGGTGCCGCAGGAAACGGCCGCTCCTGCATCGAGCGTGCGCCCTGACCGACGTGCGGTGATCGCCGCCTGGGTGCCCTGGATCGTGCTCACCGTGTTCGTGTTCATCTGGGGCATTCCGGACTTCAAGAAGTGGCTGGACACGATCTCGGTTTTCAAGATCCCCTTCACCGGACTGCACAACCTGATCGAGAAGGTTCCGCCGGTCGTCGCCTCCCCGCACAAGGAAGCCGCGGTGTACACCTTCAACTGGCTGTCGGCCACCGGTAGCGGCATCTTTATCGCCGCGATCGTCTCCGGCCTGCTGATGAAGTTCAGCCTGGGCCAGCTCTTCGGTGTCTACTGGCGCACGATCAAGCTGGTCAAGATGTCGCTGCTGACCATTGTCATCATGCTGGGCCTCGGCTACCTGACGCGTTACTCCGGCCTCGACGCCACGCTGGGCCTCGCCTTCGCCAACACCGGCGCGCTATACCCGCTGTTCGGCACCCTGTTGGGCTGGCTGGGCGTCGCGCTGACCGGATCGGACACCGCCGCGAACGTGCTGTTCGGGGGGCTGCAGAAGGTCACGGCGGAACAACTCGGCCTGAATCCGATCCTAATGGCGTCGGCCAACAGCTCCGGCGGCGTGATGGGCAAGATGATCGATGCCCAGTCAATCGTCGTCGCCAGTACCGCAACGCGCTGGTTCGGGCATGAAGGCGACATCCTGCGTTACGTGTTCTTCCACTCGATCGCGCTGGCCATCCTCGTCGGCCTGCTGGTGACCTTGCAGGCATACGTGCCGCCCTTCACCCTACTGGTTCCCACGCCGTAA
- a CDS encoding lipoprotein-releasing ABC transporter permease subunit, translated as MRYELLVGLRYTRSRKRAQGRNRFISFISLVSMLGTGLGVAALIVVLSVMNGFQEELRTRILGVASHIQISGPGGELESWQQVADVASRHPDVRAAAPYVQEQAMLSFEQAVRGTLVRGVLPDAEEKVADFARHMRAGSFGALQPGRFGIILGRDLAFALRVQVGDKVTLIAPQGLVTPAAVLPRVKQFDVVGIFEAGMYEYDSGLALVHMQDAQVLYRLDERVSGVRLKLDDLFAAPRVARELVGSMEADLAVTDWTRSHANFFRAVALEKTMMTIILFLIVAVAAFNIVSTLVMAVQEKYADIAILRTLGASPGSIMGIFVLQGAIIGLVGLAGGVIGGLLLANNLDVIIPALEALTGATLWNKEIYYISELPSKVLTSDVVTIVSVSFVLTVVATLYPSWRASRVNPAEALRYE; from the coding sequence ATGCGATACGAATTACTGGTTGGGCTGCGCTACACGCGGTCGCGAAAACGTGCGCAGGGCCGCAATCGCTTCATCTCCTTCATTTCGCTCGTGTCGATGCTGGGTACGGGCCTGGGCGTTGCGGCGCTGATCGTCGTGCTGTCGGTCATGAACGGTTTCCAGGAAGAGTTGCGTACGCGCATCCTGGGGGTCGCGTCGCACATCCAGATATCGGGCCCTGGCGGTGAGTTGGAGTCATGGCAGCAGGTGGCGGACGTCGCGAGCCGCCATCCGGACGTACGGGCCGCGGCGCCGTATGTGCAGGAGCAGGCCATGCTCTCCTTCGAACAGGCGGTGCGCGGCACCCTCGTGCGCGGGGTGCTGCCGGACGCCGAGGAAAAGGTCGCCGACTTCGCGCGCCACATGCGCGCGGGCAGCTTCGGTGCACTGCAGCCGGGGCGCTTCGGCATCATCCTCGGGCGCGATCTGGCCTTCGCGCTACGCGTGCAGGTCGGCGACAAGGTGACCCTGATCGCGCCGCAGGGGCTCGTGACGCCCGCCGCGGTGCTGCCACGAGTCAAACAGTTCGACGTGGTGGGCATCTTCGAAGCGGGCATGTACGAATACGATTCCGGACTGGCGCTGGTGCACATGCAGGATGCGCAAGTGCTGTACCGGCTGGACGAGCGCGTGAGCGGCGTGCGTCTCAAGCTCGACGATCTCTTCGCCGCGCCGCGCGTGGCGCGGGAACTGGTCGGATCGATGGAAGCGGACCTCGCCGTCACCGACTGGACGCGCAGCCACGCCAACTTCTTCCGTGCCGTGGCGCTGGAGAAGACGATGATGACGATCATCCTCTTCCTGATCGTCGCGGTCGCCGCCTTCAACATCGTCTCGACGCTGGTGATGGCGGTGCAGGAAAAGTACGCGGACATCGCCATCCTGCGCACGTTGGGCGCGAGCCCGGGCTCGATCATGGGGATCTTCGTGCTGCAGGGCGCGATCATCGGACTCGTGGGCCTCGCCGGCGGCGTGATCGGCGGCTTGCTGCTGGCCAACAACCTCGACGTGATCATCCCCGCGCTCGAGGCGCTGACCGGCGCCACGTTGTGGAACAAGGAAATCTATTACATCAGCGAGTTGCCGTCGAAGGTGCTGACGTCGGACGTCGTCACCATCGTGTCGGTGTCCTTTGTCCTGACCGTTGTTGCAACCCTGTATCCGAGTTGGCGTGCGAGCCGCGTCAATCCGGCCGAGGCGCTGCGCTATGAGTGA
- a CDS encoding DNA-3-methyladenine glycosylase family protein, whose translation MTRQAAVAIALPAGFRPGDILAFHRRDTQELAERVTGDSLCKGLLWDGIPACLNVRFADGVASAEIVLDAEPARDLEPRFGTMVRRMLGLDQTVEAFEERFRDDPGIGSLISAQKGLRVPVTTTPFEALSWAVTGQQICVAAAVSLRRRLIVAAGIRHRSGMLCYPDAGGLAHLAEDDLRAAGFSTAKARTLLTLARRVGVGELPLDAWAETASIEEIRSRLLAVRGVGPWTVDYVLLRGFGWLDGSLHGDVAVRRGLQALQGTEGRVGEAEAKEWLARYAPWRALVAAHLWAAGKAAAY comes from the coding sequence ATGACGCGCCAGGCTGCCGTCGCGATCGCGCTCCCTGCCGGGTTCCGTCCCGGCGACATCCTCGCGTTCCATCGGCGCGACACGCAGGAGCTGGCCGAACGTGTCACCGGGGATTCGCTGTGCAAGGGGTTGTTGTGGGACGGGATCCCCGCCTGCCTGAACGTGCGATTCGCCGACGGGGTGGCGAGCGCGGAAATCGTGCTCGACGCGGAGCCAGCGCGCGACCTCGAGCCCCGCTTTGGGACGATGGTGCGGCGCATGCTGGGGCTGGACCAGACGGTCGAGGCATTCGAGGAACGCTTTCGCGACGATCCGGGCATCGGTTCGCTGATCTCGGCGCAGAAGGGGCTGCGCGTGCCGGTCACCACAACGCCCTTCGAGGCGCTGAGCTGGGCGGTGACCGGCCAGCAGATCTGCGTTGCGGCCGCCGTGTCGCTGCGGCGACGACTGATCGTCGCCGCAGGGATCCGCCACCGCTCGGGGATGTTGTGTTATCCGGACGCGGGAGGTCTCGCGCACCTTGCGGAGGACGATCTGCGCGCCGCGGGCTTTTCGACCGCGAAGGCGCGCACGCTGCTGACGCTCGCGCGGCGGGTGGGGGTCGGGGAACTGCCGCTCGACGCGTGGGCGGAAACGGCATCCATCGAGGAGATTCGTTCCCGCCTGCTCGCGGTACGCGGCGTCGGACCGTGGACCGTCGATTACGTGCTGTTACGCGGTTTCGGCTGGCTCGACGGATCCTTGCACGGCGATGTTGCTGTACGTCGGGGACTGCAGGCGCTGCAGGGAACGGAGGGCAGGGTGGGCGAAGCCGAGGCCAAGGAGTGGCTCGCCCGCTATGCGCCGTGGCGCGCGCTAGTGGCGGCACACCTGTGGGCTGCGGGGAAAGCTGCTGCGTATTGA
- a CDS encoding MarR family winged helix-turn-helix transcriptional regulator: MMNDTNAPYLTYKLDLIKTISIKAGNTYFKKAFGLGVRELRVLRLVHDHPGITAKDLGNMLVLDKTLLSKNIAFLEDGGLITRSPNVNDNRQQHLALTELGMQVWRDGEEIGRGLEREMFADLSREDWEHLHILLDRVLVSLDKWQESHRK; the protein is encoded by the coding sequence ATGATGAACGACACCAACGCGCCCTATCTCACCTACAAGCTCGACCTGATCAAGACCATCTCGATCAAGGCGGGCAATACGTACTTCAAAAAGGCCTTCGGCCTTGGCGTCCGCGAGCTGCGCGTTCTGCGTCTCGTGCACGACCACCCCGGCATCACCGCGAAGGATCTCGGCAACATGCTGGTCCTCGACAAGACCCTGTTGTCGAAGAACATCGCGTTTCTCGAGGACGGCGGCCTCATCACGCGCAGCCCCAACGTCAATGACAACCGTCAACAGCACCTCGCGCTGACCGAGCTTGGCATGCAGGTCTGGCGCGATGGTGAAGAGATCGGTCGCGGGCTCGAACGCGAGATGTTCGCGGATCTCAGCAGGGAGGACTGGGAGCACCTGCACATCCTGCTCGACAGGGTGCTGGTTTCGCTGGACAAGTGGCAGGAGTCGCACCGAAAGTAG
- a CDS encoding ABC transporter ATP-binding protein, producing MTNIIEVRGVRNQFGRQVVHDGLDLDVRRGEILSVVGGSGTGKSVLLRTIVGLNRPAAGRVSVFGEDLLALPALRRAAIERRFGVLFQKGALFSSLTVAENVALPLIEHAGLKAADAARLAALKIALAGLPANAGEKYPADLSGGMIKRAALARALALDPDILFLDEPTAGLDPIGAAAFDALILTLRDALGLTVFMVTHDLDTIYTITDRVAVLAQKRVLVNERLDVVVDVDDAWIREYFHGPRGRAAAQAVSSAHGVSHKLSHGGQS from the coding sequence GTGACCAACATTATCGAAGTGCGCGGCGTTCGCAACCAGTTCGGCCGTCAGGTGGTGCACGATGGCCTGGACCTCGACGTGCGGCGCGGCGAGATCCTGAGCGTGGTGGGCGGCTCGGGTACCGGCAAGTCCGTCCTGCTGCGCACCATCGTCGGCCTCAACCGCCCGGCGGCCGGTCGCGTCAGCGTGTTCGGCGAGGATCTGCTCGCCCTGCCTGCGCTGCGGCGGGCCGCCATCGAGCGGCGCTTCGGCGTGCTGTTCCAGAAAGGGGCACTGTTTTCCTCGCTGACTGTGGCGGAAAATGTCGCCCTGCCGCTGATCGAGCATGCCGGGCTCAAAGCCGCGGACGCCGCCCGGCTCGCCGCGCTGAAGATCGCGCTCGCGGGCCTGCCCGCCAACGCAGGCGAGAAGTATCCGGCAGACCTCTCCGGCGGCATGATCAAGCGCGCGGCCCTCGCGCGCGCGCTTGCGCTCGACCCCGACATCCTGTTTCTGGACGAGCCGACCGCAGGGCTGGACCCGATCGGCGCGGCCGCGTTCGACGCGCTCATCCTGACCCTGCGTGATGCGCTCGGCCTCACCGTCTTCATGGTCACGCACGATCTCGACACCATCTACACCATCACCGACCGCGTTGCCGTGCTCGCGCAAAAGCGTGTGCTCGTGAACGAGCGTCTCGACGTCGTCGTGGACGTCGACGACGCCTGGATCCGGGAATACTTCCACGGTCCGCGCGGACGTGCCGCGGCGCAGGCGGTTTCTTCTGCGCACGGTGTGTCGCACAAACTTTCCCATGGGGGGCAGAGCTGA
- a CDS encoding MlaD family protein yields the protein METRAHHILIGFFTLLVVGAALMFALWLGKADSDKQFRTYDVVFQEAVTGLSKGSTVEFNGIKIGDVFSLRLDPQDPRRVFARVRVDAEAPVRSDTRARLVPAGITGISVIRLSSGDDPASKPLEGEAGQVPEIVATPSPLSKLLADGEDAMLNANQVLLQVRELFSAQNVESVGRMLQSLEQATGAIAAQREDLGRALKELAGASEQANTTLAEAAKLAKATNRLVDERGVQTLQSAQNAMAAFERAMQNVDALLAENRAQFASGVRGAAELGPALTELQDTLVSVRTIARQLENRPADYLLGNETMKEFKP from the coding sequence ATGGAAACACGCGCCCATCACATATTGATCGGATTCTTCACCCTGCTGGTGGTCGGCGCGGCGCTGATGTTCGCGCTGTGGCTCGGCAAGGCCGACAGCGATAAGCAGTTCCGCACCTACGACGTGGTCTTCCAGGAGGCGGTCACGGGCCTCTCCAAGGGTAGCACGGTCGAGTTCAACGGCATCAAGATCGGCGACGTGTTCAGTCTGCGGCTCGATCCGCAGGATCCGCGCCGAGTGTTCGCGCGCGTGCGTGTCGATGCCGAGGCCCCGGTGCGCAGCGACACTCGTGCGCGCCTGGTGCCTGCCGGGATCACCGGCATCTCGGTCATCCGCCTGAGCAGCGGCGACGATCCGGCGAGCAAGCCGCTGGAGGGTGAAGCCGGGCAGGTCCCGGAGATCGTCGCCACGCCGTCGCCGCTCAGCAAGCTGCTGGCCGACGGCGAGGATGCCATGCTCAACGCGAATCAGGTGCTGCTGCAGGTGCGCGAGCTCTTTTCCGCACAGAACGTCGAGAGCGTCGGCCGCATGCTGCAGAGCCTGGAGCAGGCGACCGGGGCGATCGCCGCCCAGCGCGAAGACCTCGGCCGTGCGCTGAAGGAACTAGCCGGGGCCAGCGAGCAGGCGAATACGACGCTGGCCGAAGCGGCGAAGCTGGCCAAGGCGACCAACCGGCTCGTCGATGAGCGTGGCGTGCAGACGCTGCAGAGCGCGCAGAATGCGATGGCCGCCTTCGAGCGCGCGATGCAGAACGTCGACGCGCTGCTCGCCGAAAACCGCGCCCAGTTCGCCTCCGGTGTACGGGGCGCGGCGGAACTGGGGCCCGCACTCACCGAACTGCAGGACACCCTCGTGTCGGTGCGGACGATCGCCCGGCAGCTCGAAAACCGTCCCGCGGACTACCTGCTGGGCAATGAGACGATGAAGGAGTTCAAGCCATGA
- a CDS encoding ABC-type transport auxiliary lipoprotein family protein: protein MTTDCRSARRGGSGMRRAAWLAATLLLGACSVLPKAEPVDTFLLPFAPAPAAVTATPLPVSLRVAKPASGVHLAGQRIVVIPQDNQVSVYQGASWSEPAPVLMRDRLIDALRADGRIAALSSDEARLQADYEIVSDLRAFQSEYRGGVPEAVVRLDARLVERESRRILASRTFTSGERATASDVPAVVNALGVASTRLATEVATWAVDEIRQTPLRQ from the coding sequence ATGACCACCGATTGCCGGAGCGCCCGGCGCGGTGGGAGCGGGATGCGCCGCGCGGCCTGGCTGGCCGCAACGCTACTTCTCGGCGCGTGTTCCGTGCTGCCGAAGGCGGAGCCGGTCGACACCTTCCTCCTTCCCTTCGCCCCGGCGCCTGCCGCCGTGACCGCCACGCCGCTTCCCGTTTCATTGCGCGTGGCCAAACCCGCCAGCGGTGTGCATCTTGCCGGACAGCGCATCGTCGTCATTCCTCAGGACAACCAGGTGAGCGTGTACCAGGGCGCGAGTTGGAGCGAACCCGCACCGGTGCTGATGCGCGATCGGCTGATCGACGCCCTGCGTGCGGATGGCCGGATCGCCGCGTTGAGCAGCGACGAAGCCCGGCTGCAGGCGGATTACGAAATCGTCAGCGACCTGCGCGCCTTCCAGAGCGAATACCGCGGAGGGGTTCCAGAGGCGGTCGTGCGGCTTGATGCGCGCCTGGTGGAGCGCGAAAGCAGGCGCATTCTCGCGAGCCGGACCTTCACGTCAGGCGAGCGCGCAACGGCTAGCGATGTCCCGGCCGTCGTGAATGCACTGGGGGTGGCGTCGACGCGCCTCGCGACTGAAGTCGCAACCTGGGCGGTGGACGAAATCCGGCAGACCCCGCTGCGGCAGTGA
- a CDS encoding universal stress protein: MYKRILVAVDDSATSNAALDEAITLAKALGAALRIVHVADEAPVRSTVGLEALLDVAQVEEAMRKAGKALLEAAVKKAADAGVQADSALLESDNKIELAHKRVAEWIVEGANAWQADVIVAGTHGRRGFARLFVGNVAEDLVRLATTSLVLVRGK; this comes from the coding sequence ATGTACAAGAGGATTCTGGTCGCGGTCGATGACAGCGCGACCTCCAATGCCGCCCTGGACGAAGCGATCACGCTCGCCAAGGCTCTGGGAGCAGCCCTGCGCATCGTGCACGTCGCGGACGAAGCCCCCGTGCGCAGCACGGTTGGGCTGGAGGCCCTGCTCGACGTCGCGCAGGTCGAGGAAGCCATGCGCAAGGCCGGCAAGGCCCTGCTCGAGGCCGCGGTAAAGAAGGCCGCCGATGCCGGCGTGCAGGCGGACTCGGCGCTGCTCGAGAGCGACAACAAGATCGAACTGGCCCACAAGCGCGTCGCCGAGTGGATCGTCGAGGGTGCCAATGCGTGGCAGGCGGACGTGATCGTCGCCGGAACGCACGGGCGCCGCGGCTTCGCTCGCCTGTTCGTCGGCAACGTCGCGGAGGACCTGGTCCGCCTCGCGACCACGTCGTTGGTCCTCGTTCGCGGGAAATAA
- the recJ gene encoding single-stranded-DNA-specific exonuclease RecJ: MTRIQPRAIPPRSMQRLIDAGTHPLLARIYAARGISRREELDYSLKALIPPAALKGAREAGALLADAIEAGARMVIVADYDCDGATACAVGVRALRAFGADVGYLVPNRFEYGYGLTPAIVELAARMEPDVLITVDNGIASVEGVAAARSYGMATVITDHHLPGDTLPDADVIVNPNQPGCDFPSKSLAGVGVMFYTMLALRAELRERGAFAGRQEPNLGELLDLVALGTVADVVKLDHNNRILVSQGLARMRADRMQPGIRALFSVAGRDATRASTFDMGFGLGPRLNAAGRLSDMSLGIECLVTDDMGRALNIAQELDRLNRERRSIEQDMQEGALLRLADFDPGNCATVSLFEPDWHQGVIGIVAGRIKERLHRPVIAFARGDEGQLKGSGRSIQNLHLRDALDLVSKQHPDLILRFGGHSMAAGLTIREADYDRFQRVFEEAVQSLVAPADLTRTLDTDGPLETGYMSLEAARLIEQDIWGQGFPAPLFDDVFRVDNQRLLKDKHLKLQLSRNNVRFDGIRFNFAEGAPQQIRAAFRLAPNEYNGVTSLQLMLEHFEAA, translated from the coding sequence ATGACCCGAATCCAGCCGCGGGCGATTCCGCCCCGCTCCATGCAGCGCCTGATCGACGCCGGCACCCACCCCTTGCTGGCCCGCATCTACGCCGCGCGCGGCATCTCGCGCCGTGAAGAACTCGACTACTCGCTCAAGGCGCTCATTCCGCCCGCAGCCCTGAAGGGGGCGCGCGAAGCGGGCGCGCTGCTCGCCGATGCGATCGAGGCCGGCGCGCGCATGGTGATCGTCGCCGACTATGACTGCGACGGCGCAACGGCTTGCGCGGTCGGCGTGCGGGCGCTGCGAGCCTTCGGTGCCGACGTCGGCTACCTGGTGCCGAACCGCTTCGAATACGGCTATGGGCTGACGCCTGCCATCGTCGAGCTGGCCGCGCGCATGGAGCCGGACGTGCTGATCACCGTCGACAACGGCATCGCCAGCGTGGAGGGGGTTGCTGCGGCGCGCAGCTACGGCATGGCGACGGTGATCACCGACCACCACCTGCCGGGTGACACGCTTCCCGATGCCGACGTGATCGTGAATCCGAACCAGCCCGGCTGCGACTTCCCGAGCAAGTCGCTCGCCGGCGTAGGCGTGATGTTTTACACCATGCTCGCGCTGCGCGCCGAGTTGCGGGAACGCGGCGCATTTGCCGGCCGCCAGGAGCCGAACCTTGGCGAGCTGCTGGATCTCGTGGCCCTCGGCACGGTCGCGGACGTCGTGAAGCTCGACCACAATAACCGTATCCTCGTCTCGCAAGGTCTCGCGCGGATGCGAGCGGACCGCATGCAGCCAGGCATCCGCGCGCTGTTCTCGGTCGCCGGCCGCGACGCCACGCGCGCGAGCACTTTCGACATGGGGTTCGGGCTCGGCCCGCGCCTGAACGCCGCTGGCCGCCTTTCGGACATGAGCCTCGGCATCGAGTGCCTGGTCACCGACGACATGGGCCGCGCGCTCAACATCGCACAGGAGCTCGATCGGCTCAACCGCGAACGCCGCAGCATCGAGCAGGACATGCAGGAAGGCGCCCTGCTGCGCCTGGCGGATTTCGACCCGGGCAATTGCGCGACCGTCAGCCTGTTCGAGCCGGACTGGCACCAGGGCGTGATCGGGATCGTTGCCGGCCGAATCAAGGAGAGGCTGCACCGCCCGGTGATCGCGTTTGCGCGGGGCGACGAGGGGCAGCTGAAGGGCTCGGGCCGCTCGATCCAGAACCTGCATCTGCGGGATGCCCTCGATCTGGTCAGCAAGCAGCATCCCGACCTGATTCTGCGCTTTGGCGGGCACTCGATGGCCGCGGGCCTGACGATCCGCGAGGCGGACTATGACCGCTTTCAGCGCGTGTTCGAGGAAGCCGTTCAGTCCCTCGTGGCACCCGCGGACCTGACGCGCACGCTGGACACCGACGGGCCGCTCGAAACCGGTTACATGAGCCTGGAAGCCGCACGGCTGATCGAGCAGGATATCTGGGGCCAGGGCTTTCCGGCACCGCTGTTCGACGACGTGTTCCGCGTCGACAACCAACGACTGCTGAAGGACAAGCACCTCAAGCTGCAGCTGTCCAGGAACAACGTGCGCTTCGACGGGATCCGCTTCAATTTTGCCGAGGGTGCGCCGCAGCAGATCCGCGCGGCGTTCCGCCTGGCGCCGAACGAGTATAACGGCGTCACCAGCCTGCAGCTCATGCTGGAGCATTTCGAAGCGGCCTGA